A region of the bacterium genome:
ATCTTTGATGAGGTTAAACTCTGCCTCTTTTAATGCTACTAGATATGGGGTTTTATCTATTTTTAAGAGCACCTTATCTTTCTTTACATATTCACCCTCTTTTATTGTTTTGAGGATTATCTTTCCTGAGACAGATGTTTTAATTTCTACGGATTCTTCAGGAATTATTCTTCCTGTGGTAGATAAGGTAGAAATAAAATCCTTCTTTTTTACCGATGTTACATCTACATTACAAATAGGTGATTTTTTAATGGTTGTAAAGATAAAAATGGGTATAAGTAATAGGATTAGTAGCCCAATTATTAAAATAGAAACTTTTTTATGAAGATTGATTGATTTTTTCATTTTTCCTCCGGTCCACTAATTTCAAAAAATTCAATTTTAGCTATTTGGTGGTCAAATAGAGTTTCTATCTTCTCTAAGATAATTTTATCCAAAGTAATTTGTTTATCACACAAATCTTCCTCTGCAATTATTTTTGCATCATATTGAGTTTGTGCAATGATAAGGTCTTGGCAGGCTATTTTTTCACTTTCTTGAAGCAGTTCAATTTGTCTTTCAAGATTTTTTATTTTAAGATACTTTTGGCGTGTAATAGATGTTATTTCTTTTTTTAGTGCTTCAAGGGTAAGTTGAGCGGCAGAATATTTATTTAAAGATGCTTTTATGTCAGAAGTAACCTCTCCACCAGTGAAAAAAGGTAAGGTAATATTTATTCTGACATTCCATTCTTTATTAAAATCATCAAGACTTTTTTTTAAGTTTTCATCAGATCTATCATAACCATAATTCCCAGTAATCATAGCAGAAACCTTTCTGCCACTGCGAGCTAAATTAATCTCTTTTTCTTTCAACCTAATTTCTAATTGCTGAACTTGAATTTGCAGGTTATCTTCTAATGCTTTAGAAATTGCTTCTTTTAACTGTCCTTCATAAGGGATATAGTCAGGTATAATATTAAAGTCAAATTCAGGTAAAGTATCAACATCAAGTAATTGTAAAAATTCTTCTCTTTTTCTTTCATAGATATCTTCAATCTTCATTAAATCATTTTTTGCAGTTAGAACCTCTAATTTTTTATTTAAGAGTAGAGAAGTGGTAATTATGCCCGCATCTAATTTAGATTCATACTTTTTTAGTTGTTCTTCTTTGATGTTTAATAACTTTTGATTTAATTCTATCATCTTCCTATATTTAAGTAATTCATAATAATTTCTTGAAACTTGATAGACCAATTGTTTTTTTATTGATTCAAGATTAATTTTGGCTATTAAATATTGAATTTGTGCGATAGAAATATTGGTTGAAATCTGACCATTATCAAGTAACCATTGGGTTAGTCCAATATTTATGTTATTAGTATATTTTTTGGAATCTTCAGCATAAAATATATTCTTATATACCTCACGGTAGTCTTGTGGTATCCAACTTGGAACATCCTCTACTGACTTTTGATATGGGCTAAATTCTGTCTTGTTGTAGCCAGAATCTATATTGAGATAAAGATGTGGTAACCATTTTGCCCATGCCTTTTTAATATTGGCTTCTAAAGAAGCAATCTCTTTTAATGCTGATTGAAGTTTTAGACTATTCTTCAAGGCAATTTGAATACCATCCTCTAAAGTTAAAGGTTGGTGATTTTTAGCTTCTTGAGCTAAATTTTCTTTTGGTGTTAATATTAAAATAAATATTAATATTAATCTTCCTAAAAAAAAGATTCGATACAGCATTTATTCTTAGTATTTAGAAAAAGATATCCTTTACCAAATCGAAAAATTTCTTTGATAAACTCTTTTTCTCTTTTTCCCCTTTCGTGATGATAATAATTATAGTTACTACCACGCTGATAATTATAGCCAGAGTAGGGATAAAAAAACCAAAAACCCTATAGCTTATAGAAATTAATGCGTAACTTCCTATCAAAGTAATAAAAAGACCTATAAATATGGCACATATAATAAGTGGCTTGATAATAAGATTTAAGATAGTGTTATAGATGAGTTTGAGAATCTCTCCGCTCTTGAGTATATTTTTTTCTATGGTGGTAAGACTATCTTTTCTAAGACGAACTCGATAAATAAATATACCCACTAATATCCCTAAGGCAATAAAAAATATATCCCTTAGTGTAATCCAATGAGTGATTATATTTTCGATTAATATCTTTAAAGTGGCAATGCAATTGAACCACCATGGTAAATAATGATTGATGACATCATTTAACAACATTTAACTATTCCAGACAGAAACAGATTTTTCTGCTTCTGTTAATTTGAAATTTGCTCTCATCCCTGATTTGAACCTACCTACATAATACTCGAACTTAAAGCAAAAGTCAACTGTTTTCTACATTGTTTTATAAAATTCTAACTAAAGTTATAAGAGCATGTGGCATCTTCTATTCTTTGAAACTGTCTTTGAAACAGACGATAATAATATCCCTTTTCTTTAATTAAATCAAAATGTGAGCCCATTTCTACAAGTTTACCCTGATGTAATACAATTATTTTCTCAGCGTTTATAACAGTTCCCACACGATGGGCAATAATAATAGTGGTTTTCCCTTTAATAAGATTTATTAATAAGTTATGGAATTCTATTTCTGCTTTTGGGTCTAAAGATGAGGTAGCTTCATCTAAGATAAATATATTGGGATTCTTTAGCAGGGCTCTAGCAATTGTAATAAATTGTCGTTCTCCTCCAGATAATTTTATTCCTCCTTCTCCAACCATTGTCTGATATTTATTGGGAAGGGCAGTAATAGAGTTATGAATCCCTACAGTTTTTGCCACTGCAATAATTTCTTCTTCACTTGCGTTTTTCTTACCAAAGGCAATGTTATCATAAATAGAGCCATTAAATAAAATTGTCTCCTGAGGGATATATCCAATCCTTTCTCTTAAAGAGCTAATAGTAACATCTTTAATATCCCGATTGTCAATTTTGACCTTTCCATTAGTTGGATCATAAAATCGAAGGAGGAGGTTTATCAAAGAGCTCTTGCCTGAACCATTAAGTCCTACCAAAGTTACAATTTCCCCTGGTTTTATCTCTAAATTAATATCCTTTAAAGCAAAAAAATTATCTTCATAGCGCAGGGAAACTTTTTCAAATTGAATATGTCCTTTTATTCTATTAGTGAAGGGGAAAGCATCAGATTTATCTTTTATTTCAGATTCAATAGATAAAATCTCATAGATTCTATCAAGAGAGGCTAATGATCTTTGAAAATCAATATAAAAATTACTCACACCAGTTAGAGAATCTGTCAATAGATATAAATAGAATAATAATCCTCCCAGCGTTCCTGGAGTTAATAACCCTTGATTAATCTCATATCCTCCATACCAGATAATGAGTATTAGGAAAAATGGATTTAAAAAATTTATTAAAGAACCAAAACCAGCATATATCTTTTCTTCTTTTAAAGAAGATGAAAGGAGATGACTACTTTCTTTTGAGAATCGGTCAATCATCTTATTTTCTTGAACAAATGACTGAATAATCTTTATGGAAGGGAAAAGTTCCTGAAAAAGGGCATTTATCTTGCCTGTTTTTACCCGGATATCATAGCTTATTTTTCTCATTTTTTCTCCAATTTTA
Encoded here:
- a CDS encoding ABC transporter ATP-binding protein, with product MVIVSIFLIFITILNLWFPLLIKEIIDGILQKGKRIWVISELCLLCLIIILFRELFQYCLNYLARYIGERITVDLRENLYSHLINLPLSFFKNRQSGEICSRAFNDLNQIQYGVILDFLYFLKDTLFSIGGLVIIFILSWKISIIMISGIVIIAFLTVKIGEKMRKISYDIRVKTGKINALFQELFPSIKIIQSFVQENKMIDRFSKESSHLLSSSLKEEKIYAGFGSLINFLNPFFLILIIWYGGYEINQGLLTPGTLGGLLFYLYLLTDSLTGVSNFYIDFQRSLASLDRIYEILSIESEIKDKSDAFPFTNRIKGHIQFEKVSLRYEDNFFALKDINLEIKPGEIVTLVGLNGSGKSSLINLLLRFYDPTNGKVKIDNRDIKDVTISSLRERIGYIPQETILFNGSIYDNIAFGKKNASEEEIIAVAKTVGIHNSITALPNKYQTMVGEGGIKLSGGERQFITIARALLKNPNIFILDEATSSLDPKAEIEFHNLLINLIKGKTTIIIAHRVGTVINAEKIIVLHQGKLVEMGSHFDLIKEKGYYYRLFQRQFQRIEDATCSYNFS
- a CDS encoding TolC family protein, with the translated sequence MLYRIFFLGRLILIFILILTPKENLAQEAKNHQPLTLEDGIQIALKNSLKLQSALKEIASLEANIKKAWAKWLPHLYLNIDSGYNKTEFSPYQKSVEDVPSWIPQDYREVYKNIFYAEDSKKYTNNINIGLTQWLLDNGQISTNISIAQIQYLIAKINLESIKKQLVYQVSRNYYELLKYRKMIELNQKLLNIKEEQLKKYESKLDAGIITTSLLLNKKLEVLTAKNDLMKIEDIYERKREEFLQLLDVDTLPEFDFNIIPDYIPYEGQLKEAISKALEDNLQIQVQQLEIRLKEKEINLARSGRKVSAMITGNYGYDRSDENLKKSLDDFNKEWNVRINITLPFFTGGEVTSDIKASLNKYSAAQLTLEALKKEITSITRQKYLKIKNLERQIELLQESEKIACQDLIIAQTQYDAKIIAEEDLCDKQITLDKIILEKIETLFDHQIAKIEFFEISGPEEK